The following proteins are encoded in a genomic region of Methylobacterium tardum:
- a CDS encoding acid phosphatase produces the protein MLRTPSRLAPPVRPALLAVLLAAAVPALAEDMPRPAPPGVAPSLGSDTLKPGKPAAKPYLADTALPDALKILPAPPAHDAPLDKADRAAFSSTRALKGSPRWEIASNDVAEGAAAVLENFACVLGTRIDQTRVPAVINLLERARLDLARATRGPKVHYRRLRPFVGNEAPICVQRSQALADSFSYPSGHATQGWAYALILAALVPEKATPILVRGRAYGESRIVCGVHWLSDVVAGRLTGTAVFAALMGDPTFRADLEKARAELRAALAGAGTAPDQATCTREADALREPPLEF, from the coding sequence ATGCTGCGCACCCCGTCCCGCCTCGCTCCGCCCGTCCGCCCCGCTCTCCTCGCCGTTCTCCTCGCCGCGGCGGTCCCGGCGCTGGCCGAGGACATGCCCCGCCCTGCCCCGCCGGGCGTGGCGCCGTCGCTCGGCTCCGACACGCTCAAGCCCGGCAAGCCGGCGGCGAAACCCTATCTCGCCGACACGGCGCTGCCCGACGCCCTCAAGATCCTGCCGGCGCCGCCGGCCCACGACGCGCCCCTCGACAAGGCCGACCGGGCGGCCTTCAGCAGCACCCGCGCCCTCAAGGGCAGCCCGCGCTGGGAGATCGCCAGCAACGACGTCGCCGAGGGCGCCGCCGCGGTTCTGGAGAACTTCGCCTGCGTGCTCGGTACTCGGATCGACCAGACCCGGGTACCGGCGGTGATCAACCTGCTGGAGCGGGCCCGCCTCGACCTCGCCCGGGCAACCCGCGGCCCCAAGGTGCATTACCGCCGCCTGCGGCCCTTCGTGGGCAACGAGGCCCCGATCTGCGTCCAGCGCAGCCAGGCGCTGGCCGACAGCTTCAGCTATCCCTCCGGCCACGCGACGCAAGGCTGGGCCTACGCGCTGATCCTGGCGGCCCTGGTGCCCGAAAAGGCGACCCCGATCCTGGTCCGCGGCCGGGCCTACGGCGAGAGCCGGATCGTCTGCGGCGTCCACTGGCTCAGCGACGTGGTCGCGGGGCGCCTGACCGGCACCGCGGTCTTCGCCGCCCTGATGGGCGACCCGACCTTCCGGGCCGACCTGGAGAAGGCCCGCGCCGAGCTGCGCGCCGCCCTCGCCGGGGCCGGGACCGCGCCCGATCAGGCGACCTGCACCCGGGAGGCCGACGCCCTGCGGGAGCCGCCGCTGGAGTTCTGA